The nucleotide sequence TCATGCCCATTTACGGAATGGATCTCCTGTACTTCAAAAACCCCTTCGGTCATGGTTCCGGTTTTATCCAAAAACAGGGTTTTCATTTTCCGAAGCTGGTCAAGATAATCGGAACCCTTCAGGAGAATGCCATTCTGGGAAGCGGCCCCTATTCCCCCGAAGTATCCCAGTGGAATAGAAATCACTAACCCACACGGACAGGAAACTACAAGAAAGATCAATGCGCGGTAAAACCAATCTTCAAATACATATGATTCAACAAACAGCCAGGGCAGGAATGTGAGAGTTACGGCCAGCCATACCACAATCGGGGTATAAATTTTGGCAAAACGGGTCATAAAGCGTTGAGTGGGGGCTTTGCGTTGTGAAGCTTCCTGTACCATATTTAGGATATCGGAAAGGCGCGAATCTTCATAACCCTTGGTGACTTTTATGCGTACCGGAACGAGTTCGTTGACAGATCCGGCCCAAACTTCCTCTCCGGCATTTCGGGACATCGGCTTGGATTCTCCCGTTAAAGCGGCGGTATTGAATGAAGCCCGATTGGTGAGCAGTTCACCATCGAGCGGAACCTTGGCACCGGGTTTTACTTGAATGATCTCTCCGCTTTCTACTTCTGAAGGATGAACTTCTTCTGTCCCCCCGTTTCGCTCCACAGCAGCAATATCCGGTTGCTGGTTAATGAGAGATTCAATAGAATGGCGTGCCTTTCGTACAGCATTTCCCTGGGCATATTCTCCTATCATATAGAAGAGCATTACAGCGACTCCTTCGGCATATTCCCCAAGAATAAACGCCCCAACCGTTGCAATTCCCATTAGCAGGAATTCACTGAAGATGGTTCCTTTTTGGATGGATTTGAAAGCCTTAATCCAAACCGGCGCTCCCACAAACAGGTAGGAAATGAGGTAGAAGGGTAAGAATACATACTCATTTCCGGAAAAGTCAATCCAATGCTGAACGGCCAAAGCCGCAATTAAAAAAACGGCCGACCAAACAACCTCATAGTACTTTTTTATGAATTCCATGTAAGAAGGAGTGGTTTTTTAATATCGGGTCCTAAAGTATTAAGAAGGGAAAAAGGAGTCTTACACTTTTCTGTCTTTCTTGTGCAGGATTGTGTTAGACCTCATCAATGGAAATACGTCGGTTTTCTTTGATCTCACTGAAATGTGAGGGGGATAAGCCGGTTTCTTTTTTGAATTGCCTGGAAAAGTGTTGCTGACTGCTGTAGCCAAGGTTGTAGGCAATTTCACTTAGGCTTTGCTCGCCATACACTATCAATTCTTTAGCGCGCTCAATTTTTTGAAGGATGTAGTAGCGTTCTATGGATTTTCCCTCTACCCCTGAAAATAAACGGCTCAGTTGTTGATAATCTTTATGAAGCTTTTTGGCGAGATAATCGGAAAGCGGGCTTTCAAGTTTGCGTCCTGTACGAACCAATTGAATGATAAGTTGTTTTATTTGCTCAACGAGTCGGCTGTTTTGGTCATTAATAACATCAAATCCATGCTTGCGAACCAATTCGGTAAAATCCTCTTGTTGGTCTTTATCAATAGGGTTTTGCAAGGTGACTTCCCCGAGCTCTACTTTCTTTACGGGAAACCCGGCCTGATCCAGTTTTTCCCGGAGCACTTCGCCGCAATGGCTGCATACCATGTTTTTTATGTGAAAGTGTTGATGATCCATATGAAATAAAGGTAGGAAAGCTGTAAGATCATTCCCAAATGTTAAGGAAATAATGGGAATGCTTTAAGGTGCACTTACTAAAACAATATTCTCCGCAATTAATCCTTTGTCATTTTCGGTGATATCAAATTCAAAAATGAGATCACGACTGGGGAGATAGCTGGTATCAAAATCACCTTCAAATTGTGAGATGTGGGCAAATACGGTTTTGTAGGGTGAGCTTTCCTCTCGGGAGTCAGTTATCCACAGACAATCTTCTTTGCGGGTGAGAAACCGAAGAAAGCCATAACCTTCATCTTGAGTAAAATCATAGCAAACACCCCGAACACGTGAACCATTTTCCCCCCATTCGTAAGGAGATTCAATGGGTAACAACCCCGGAATTAAATATCCGGATACTGATGAATCAACAGTTCTTTTTAGGGAGGAAGAGATATTATCAAAACCAACCAGTTCTACACGGCAACCCTTATTTTGTAAAGCATTTACTACACTCACGTAGCTTCCACTGCTGCTGAGCAGCACAATTTTATCAAGATAGTCGGCTTGCACCAGCATATCTACCGCCATATCCATGTCAATGGTAGACTTTGATATTTTTTCCCCGGTTTCGTGGTTTGTATATGTTTGAACCGGTTTCTCGGTCACTTTGTATTCAAAATCCCGAAGTACTTCACAAAATCGATGGGTTTTTTTACGATAGTCATGATCTTCCTTAAGGCGATCGGCATCATAGCATAGATATACATTTAAACGGGAGGCCACACCGCCACCTCGGCATGCAAACATTCTTAAAATATCGTATCGAAGCCCGAAACCTCCATTCATAGTGACGTTAACGGCATCCACATAAATTCCCACGCGCTCTTTTGTATTCATAATAATATCCGGGTATTGGTAATTTTAATAAATAATATCGAATGGAAGAGAGTTGCCTACGTATATATTAACTCTAAGTCCACCAATCAATTAACTCAAAAAAATAGCACAGAATCAACCTAATTAATTAATCAATAATCTTAAAAGTAATTAGGATTCCCGGGAAAGAACTAAAGTTTTGTATGTGATTAAACTGATGGACAGTAATCCGGCTATTAACAATAAAACAGAAGCGGCAAGGTCACTTAATCCAAAGTTAATGACCGTAGGTTTAAGATAATAAAAGCCGGCAGCAAGCAACATAACTCCAAAACCGGAAACCAATTTATAAGGCACTGAAAAAGCAGTGGTTGAGTAATAATAAATCAGCAGGGCCATTACAGAATAGCTCATTAGAGTGGCTAGGGCAGATCCCATCATGCCGAAAAATGGAATCATAATCAGGTTTGCTATAATGGTAATACCGGCACCAATTAGGGTGATCTGGGGTAAGCGTTTTGTGGTTTCACTGATAAAAATTCCGGCTGAAAAATTTATATACCAACCCTGGAACCAGTATGCCAACAGCAAAACGGGAACAATAACTAGTCCACCCCAGAATTTTTCATCTACTAAATAAAAATCGAGGAAGGGTACTTTTATAGATACAATTTGTTCAGCAAAAAGGGCTACAGAAAGAAAAATAACTGCTGCAGCAAAATTGAATAGTGAAAAAGTTTGAGAAAATGTTCTTGGCGCCGATTCTTCTTCTGACTGCCGCATAAAAAAGGGCTGCCATGCCATTCGAAACATTTGTACCAACAACAGCATGAAAACGGCCAATTTATAACAGGCGCTGTATATTCCGACAATATCGTCTGGAGAATAGTCCGGCCCATAAAGTACTTCTACAGTTTCAGGATCCATGGATTTCAGGAAAAAACGGTCCATCAGTTCATTAATCACATGTCCAAAACCCGCGGGTACAAAGGGCAAACCAAAAAATAAGGTTTTCTTGAGCAGTTCTTTGTTCCAGGTCCCTGCAAACATGGGAAGGGTTATCAGCCAGGTCGCCAGGGCTGTTAAAAGTGAAGCCGCCAGATTGCTTATGAACACAGCTTCAATGCCATAGTTAAGCCCAAGGATGAGATAAAAATTAAGACCTATATTTACTAATACATTCCCGGTTTTGATGATAGCAAACGAGAGGGATTTACGTACCAGCCGTAACTCTGCAAACGGAACCACGGCAATGGTATCAAAAAAGAGAATGCCCAACATCATCCATAATATCGGGTCGCCGGGTTCAAGCCCGATCATTGGAGAAATAAGCGGCTGTGCCATCCAGATTACCAATACAAAGATGCCGGAAGTGCCTAACAGAAATAGCTGTAAGGTTTTAAAAATACTTTTGGCTTCATCACGGTCTTTGCCGTAGCGGATGTAGGCCGATTCCATCCCCATCGTAAAAAGTACATTGAATAGGGCTATAGCCGCAAAAATCAAGCTGATTACCCCATACTGATCTTGATCAAAAACCCCGGTATGCAGTGGAACCAAAAGATACCCGATAAACCTTGCCAGCACGCTGCTGATGCCGTAAACCAAGGTGTCAGAAAAAAGTTCTTTGAGTTTAGTCAATGCGGTAATTTGGTTATATCTGAATTAAGTGGAAGTAATCACTGCTGTTTTTCAAGTTTTTCCAATGCCTGAATTCCCAATACATAACTGTATTTACCAAACCCTGTTATAATACCGCTCATAACACTTCCGGTGATAGATTTTTCTCTAAATTCTTCCCGGGCATGGATATTGGAAATATGAACTTCAACTTTGGGTACCTCTAAAGGTTCTAATGCATCCCGAAGTGCCACTGAGGTATGAGAATATCCGCCGGGATTTATAATTAATCCATTCGTATTATCTTCCATGGCTTGCTGTACTTTATCGATGAGTTCCCCTTCAATATTGCTTTGAAAGAATTCGAGAGAATGATTGGGGAATTCAGCTTTTAGGAAATCTTGAAGTTCTTGAAGACTTCCGGAGCCATACAACCCGGGATTGCGCTTTCCCAATAAATTCAGATTCGGTCCATTAATAATCAGGATTTTCATAATGTGATGTTTTGGCTTATTTGATCTGCCAGTTTTTTCATTTCGTCTTTAGTTAATTCAACTTTCTTCCCAAGACTGAATGCTTGTGATTCTTTATAAATGGGGATAAGGTGAATATGTGCATGGGGTACTTCCAACCCCTCAACTATTACTCCTGTGCGAATAGGTTTCAACGCCTTGTCTATGCCCATAGCTACTTTTTGTGAAAATTGTGTTAAAGCAGCAAGTTCATCAGGTTCCAGGTCAAAAAGATAATCCACCTCTTTTTTTGGTATGCAGAGGGTATGTCCTTTAGCTGCCGGATTGATATCTAAAAAAGCAAAATGCTTTTTATCTTCAGCAATCTTATAACTTGGAATTTCGCCTTTAACAATTTTGGTGAAAATACTCGACATAATTCTGTATGAAAGATGTTAATTTGAGTGAAGATACTATCCAAAAAACAGAAATCCTTATGAACTCTGCAAGACAAGCGTTATTTATTACTATTGTTTTATTTGGAATGTTGAATATGGATTTTGCTTATGGACAGACTTCAGATTTGACAGGGCCGGTTACAGCAGAAGAAATTGTGGAGCAAGACCGAATCTTTGAAATATATATAAACAGGTACAAACCGGACGAAAAGGCCGTCGAATATTTAAGTACTCAACAGGATTCTGTAACTTTGTATGTGTTTTTCGGAAATTGGTGCAGGGAATCAAAAAAATATATTCCCGGACTAATGAAATCATTAAAGTTGGCAAACACGTCTTTTATACAGCCTGAGTACATTGGTGTGGATATTCAAAAAAAAATTCCAGAATCATTTTTAAAAAAGTTTGAGATCAAATATATTCCGACCGTTGTGGTTTTAAAAGGCGATGTTGAATTAGGACGAATTGAAGAAAAACCACACCAGCTGATTGAAACTGATTTGGTTCAGATTCTGAAAGGCAATGAGAAATAATGACTAAAAAAGTAAGTTTTTTCGTTGTACTCTAATTGATAAATGCCTTATCTTTGGAATCTGAATTGAGAATCGGTAGCTCAGTTGGTAGAGCAACGGCCTTTTAAGCCGTGGGTCGAGGGTTCGAGCCCCTCCCGATTCACACTATTTTTTTAAGATTTTCATAATGACTCTCTCTTGACCAGCCCCATACGATTGACCTCGGATGGGGTTTTTTATTACAGTAGCTGATCTATAGCAACGATAGGATGTAATTTTTACCGGTCTTTTCCAAAATTCTTTTTTCTGTTTTCGAGCCGTTCCTTCATAATGTGTAGTAAGTATTAGAGTAATCAGTCGACACATTAAAGGAAACCCCAATCCGTTTTTCGTTTTGAGAATAAACAGAAAAACACCTCATTGTACTTAATAATCAAAATAATGTATTTTATATTGATAACAGAAATCTACAGGCCTATTTATGAACCTACAATTTTTAAACCCTCTTCGGTGGAAGAAATCTGTCTTGGTGATGTTACTCACCGCTTTTGTAATTGTCTGGTTTGCTTTTATTGACTCATATAGCCTAAAAACGCGCTGGGATTTAAACTCTCAAAAAAAAGAGCTCAGGGAACGTACTGAAACACTAAATACCCAATCGGAAGAGCTAAAAACAAAAATTGAGCATTTGAATAACGATGCTGCCCTCCTCGAAAAGATTGCCCGCGAAGAATATGGTATGAGAAAACCCGGTGAAACTGTCTATAAAGTTAAGCGTGAGAATTAGGACTTCTGTTTGGTTCGTGCAGAGATGCCCATTATCTTCTTCGGAAAGAAAAAATAAGCTTCTAAGCCAGACAGAATGAAAGCTATTGGTGTAGATCTAGGCGGCACGAATATTAAAGCCGCCGTAGTGGATAAAGAAAAAGGTATAATTGAACAAGTTACCACGCCCACACAAGCAAATCTGGGACGGGATCACTTGTTGGATCGTATTGCTGAAACGGCAAAAGACCTAAAAAAAGACCATGAAATCATTGGCATAGGGATGGGATTGCCCGGAATGGTGTCTAAAGATCAAACAACGGTTAACAATCCTCCGAATTTGCCGGGTTGGGAGTCGGTGAATGCCGCTGAAGAGATTACAAGTAGAACAAACATCCCCTGTAAAATTGAAAATGATGCCAATATAGCTGCTTTGGGTTCTATGCATTTTGGGATAGGTCAAAGATTTGACAGCTTTATTATGATTACTTTGGGAACCGGTGTGGGAGGAGGGATCATTTATGAACGAAGTCTGTTCAAAGGCACTGAAGGAATGGCCGGAGAACTTGGTCATGTGATTATAGATTATCACGGTCCCCTTTCGAACAGTGTTACCCGTGGAACAGTAGAAGCGTATTTAGGACAAAGATTTTTGAGCAGATTTGCTACCGATTTGATTTCTCAAAATCCGTCGAATCCTCTCTATAAAAAATTTGCAAACAATTTTGATAAGCTGGAACCGGTTGATCTAACCAATGCGGCAAAACAAGGAAATGAACTGGCTATAGAGATTTTGGCGAAAAGTGGTCAAAGGTTGGGTTATGCAATTATAAATTATGTGCATATGATGGACATTCGTAAGTTTGTGGTAAGCGGCGGAGTTTCTAAAGCCGGGGACTTTCTTTTTGAACCGGCAAAAGAAATTGTACGAAAACACATGATGGAGCCGTTCAAAAAAGGCTTTGAGCTCGTTTATGAAGACCTTGGAAATGACAGTGCTCTGTTAGGTGCTGCCGGCTTGGCTTTTGATTCTTTTTCTTAATTAATAATTCTCATGCTTTTCGTCAAAAAGAAACATATAGGCAAATACACCTCAGCTATTTGCCTGTTTTTTTTGATGAGTATCCCTGTTTTAGCCCAAAAAACGGATACCACTTTGGTTCGTCAGAATCAGGATAGGGTAAATACCAATGTAACAGCTGCTGATACTACGGATACACCTCCCCAGAACTCAGGTGCAAGACCGGGTTCATCTGTACCGGAAAATGCCGTCCGGTTTCAATCGTCTGATTCCTTGATTATTGACTTTGAAGGCGGAAAAAAAGCCTTTTTATTCGGCTCTGCACAGGTTAAGCACAGTTCAGGTGAATTGCGGGCCGGTGAAATTAATATGGACATTGAAAAAACAACAGTAGAGGCTAAAACATTAACTCCTGAAGATACTCTTTCCCGTCCTGTTCTGGTTCGGGAATCGGATGAAATTAAAAGTAACCGGATACTTTTCAATTATAAAACCGAAAAAGGAAAATTCGAGGCTGCCCAGGTTAAAGTCGCAGAGGGACACCTGATAGGCTCAAAAATTAAAAACATTAATGAAAGTGAAGTTTTTATAGAAGATGGTATTTATTCTACTTGTCCTCCGGAATACATGTATTACTATCTAAAGGCAAAAAAAATGAAGGTGGTAGATCAGGATGAGTTATTTTTTAGCAATGCTCAGCTTTATATCCTGGATATTCCATATCCGATTATTTTTCCTTTTGGATATGTCCCCACAGATATTGATCAAAAACGTTCGGGACTTTTAACCCCTACTTATGCATTCCAAAATCAAAATAACCGGGGGCTTGGCTTGCAAAATGTAGGTTGGTTCCAATACTTTAACGATTATCTCACCGGTCAGGTTGATGGAGATATTTATACTTCAGGTACCGTTTATGTAAATGGATCAGTGCAATACAGTAACACAAACCAGTATAATGGTTCAGTTCGGTTAGGATATTCGAAAGATAGGGGGTTGGAACCTACAGACCCCGGCTTTACGGAAACGATACAGAAGTCACTATCAATTC is from Gracilimonas sp. and encodes:
- a CDS encoding ROK family protein; this translates as MKAIGVDLGGTNIKAAVVDKEKGIIEQVTTPTQANLGRDHLLDRIAETAKDLKKDHEIIGIGMGLPGMVSKDQTTVNNPPNLPGWESVNAAEEITSRTNIPCKIENDANIAALGSMHFGIGQRFDSFIMITLGTGVGGGIIYERSLFKGTEGMAGELGHVIIDYHGPLSNSVTRGTVEAYLGQRFLSRFATDLISQNPSNPLYKKFANNFDKLEPVDLTNAAKQGNELAIEILAKSGQRLGYAIINYVHMMDIRKFVVSGGVSKAGDFLFEPAKEIVRKHMMEPFKKGFELVYEDLGNDSALLGAAGLAFDSFS
- the aroQ gene encoding type II 3-dehydroquinate dehydratase — translated: MKILIINGPNLNLLGKRNPGLYGSGSLQELQDFLKAEFPNHSLEFFQSNIEGELIDKVQQAMEDNTNGLIINPGGYSHTSVALRDALEPLEVPKVEVHISNIHAREEFREKSITGSVMSGIITGFGKYSYVLGIQALEKLEKQQ
- a CDS encoding heavy metal translocating P-type ATPase, which produces MEFIKKYYEVVWSAVFLIAALAVQHWIDFSGNEYVFLPFYLISYLFVGAPVWIKAFKSIQKGTIFSEFLLMGIATVGAFILGEYAEGVAVMLFYMIGEYAQGNAVRKARHSIESLINQQPDIAAVERNGGTEEVHPSEVESGEIIQVKPGAKVPLDGELLTNRASFNTAALTGESKPMSRNAGEEVWAGSVNELVPVRIKVTKGYEDSRLSDILNMVQEASQRKAPTQRFMTRFAKIYTPIVVWLAVTLTFLPWLFVESYVFEDWFYRALIFLVVSCPCGLVISIPLGYFGGIGAASQNGILLKGSDYLDQLRKMKTLFLDKTGTMTEGVFEVQEIHSVNGHETSQILQLAASLEQHSSHPVAKAIIQFTNGQEIPEADDIQEIPGRGLKGTIGEEEILVGNRKLLEEHEVSVSEIDNGKPSAFVYIAADGIHIGTILISDKIKTDAIQALKELRNLGVSELIMLSGDNQQTTDSIAKELGIDQAFGGLLPDGKYEKVKESLRSNHVVGFVGDGLNDAPVITLADVGIAMGGMGSDAAIETADVVIQTDQPSKIPQAIRIAKFTHKVVWQNIGFALGIKILVMALAAVGIATMWEAIFADVGVALIAIANAIRVQRNFSDEKLSLLAFFGIDKTYSESNKASENCCEVC
- a CDS encoding NYN domain-containing protein is translated as MNTKERVGIYVDAVNVTMNGGFGLRYDILRMFACRGGGVASRLNVYLCYDADRLKEDHDYRKKTHRFCEVLRDFEYKVTEKPVQTYTNHETGEKISKSTIDMDMAVDMLVQADYLDKIVLLSSSGSYVSVVNALQNKGCRVELVGFDNISSSLKRTVDSSVSGYLIPGLLPIESPYEWGENGSRVRGVCYDFTQDEGYGFLRFLTRKEDCLWITDSREESSPYKTVFAHISQFEGDFDTSYLPSRDLIFEFDITENDKGLIAENIVLVSAP
- a CDS encoding AraC family transcriptional regulator; this translates as MDHQHFHIKNMVCSHCGEVLREKLDQAGFPVKKVELGEVTLQNPIDKDQQEDFTELVRKHGFDVINDQNSRLVEQIKQLIIQLVRTGRKLESPLSDYLAKKLHKDYQQLSRLFSGVEGKSIERYYILQKIERAKELIVYGEQSLSEIAYNLGYSSQQHFSRQFKKETGLSPSHFSEIKENRRISIDEV
- a CDS encoding HIT family protein, producing MSSIFTKIVKGEIPSYKIAEDKKHFAFLDINPAAKGHTLCIPKKEVDYLFDLEPDELAALTQFSQKVAMGIDKALKPIRTGVIVEGLEVPHAHIHLIPIYKESQAFSLGKKVELTKDEMKKLADQISQNITL
- a CDS encoding oligosaccharide flippase family protein, yielding MTKLKELFSDTLVYGISSVLARFIGYLLVPLHTGVFDQDQYGVISLIFAAIALFNVLFTMGMESAYIRYGKDRDEAKSIFKTLQLFLLGTSGIFVLVIWMAQPLISPMIGLEPGDPILWMMLGILFFDTIAVVPFAELRLVRKSLSFAIIKTGNVLVNIGLNFYLILGLNYGIEAVFISNLAASLLTALATWLITLPMFAGTWNKELLKKTLFFGLPFVPAGFGHVINELMDRFFLKSMDPETVEVLYGPDYSPDDIVGIYSACYKLAVFMLLLVQMFRMAWQPFFMRQSEEESAPRTFSQTFSLFNFAAAVIFLSVALFAEQIVSIKVPFLDFYLVDEKFWGGLVIVPVLLLAYWFQGWYINFSAGIFISETTKRLPQITLIGAGITIIANLIMIPFFGMMGSALATLMSYSVMALLIYYYSTTAFSVPYKLVSGFGVMLLAAGFYYLKPTVINFGLSDLAASVLLLIAGLLSISLITYKTLVLSRES
- a CDS encoding septum formation initiator family protein — encoded protein: MNLQFLNPLRWKKSVLVMLLTAFVIVWFAFIDSYSLKTRWDLNSQKKELRERTETLNTQSEELKTKIEHLNNDAALLEKIAREEYGMRKPGETVYKVKREN